In the Actinomycetes bacterium genome, one interval contains:
- a CDS encoding polyhydroxyalkanoate synthesis protein PhaF: MLDALRGYLQLANGLTDVTRQRALSAARQLIDQGGEVLGDAVSSTMSGKGVGGGVTRQVSSLAEDLLATSRTNRDLLLGIVRTEIDRAVAAMGLVNAEDLEAMARKVERLERQLDAAVAFGGAEAAPARKSPAKKAPAKKVAAKKVAAKKVAVKRVPVKPAEPVAAPGAPSE, encoded by the coding sequence TTGGATGCTCTGCGCGGCTACCTACAGCTGGCCAACGGACTGACCGACGTGACCAGGCAGCGGGCGCTGTCCGCGGCCCGGCAGCTGATCGACCAGGGGGGCGAGGTGCTCGGCGACGCCGTGTCGTCGACGATGTCGGGCAAGGGCGTGGGTGGTGGCGTCACCCGGCAGGTCAGCTCGCTGGCCGAGGACCTGCTGGCGACCAGCCGCACCAATCGTGACCTGCTGCTGGGCATCGTGCGCACCGAGATCGACCGGGCCGTGGCCGCCATGGGCCTGGTGAACGCCGAGGACCTCGAAGCGATGGCCCGCAAGGTGGAGCGGTTGGAGCGGCAGCTGGATGCCGCGGTGGCCTTCGGCGGGGCGGAGGCCGCCCCGGCCAGGAAGTCCCCGGCCAAGAAGGCGCCCGCGAAGAAGGTCGCCGCGAAGAAGGTCGCCGCGAAGAAGGTGGCCGTCAAGCGGGTCCCGGTGAAGCCGGCCGAGCCCGTGGCAGCCCCCGGGGCGCCGAGTGAGTGA